A window of Coturnix japonica isolate 7356 chromosome 2, Coturnix japonica 2.1, whole genome shotgun sequence contains these coding sequences:
- the ZC2HC1A gene encoding zinc finger C2HC domain-containing protein 1A isoform X4: MGAADVSGPGGGGVATAAAADRGWVGRWWSGRAMEGLEAEVAVQTGDLLPCRICGRTFFPAALKKHGPICQKTSAKKRKTFDSSRQRAEGTDIPTVKPLKPRPEPPKKPSNWRRKHEEFIATIRAAKGLNLKDGGKLPPPPPPSYDPDYIQCPYCQRRFNENAADRHINFCKEQAARITNKGKLAADTKGKVPTRTQYKPAAVKKMPSAVSAPPSSSSRLPQPSGVSKAVVGSSSSKALSSSGSSGSKIQSLSPSHKNSLGMVNPQAGGATKSRMSTPPSVARTMSTGALSNKRKPNNSDSYSSKTGNDTADYLSSVNGGSSKNSEGNSSVQLSKFCHECGTRYPVEWAKFCCECGIRRMVV; this comes from the exons ATGGGAGCGGCGGATGTTAGCGGGCCGGGAGGTGGCGGCGTTGCCACAGCAGCGGCGGCGGATCGGGGCTGGGTTGGGCGCTGGTGGTCGGGACGCGCCATGGAAGGGCTGGAAG ctgaggTTGCAGTGCAAACTGGAGATCTGTTGCCATGTAGGATTTGTGGAAGGactttctttccagcagcactg AAGAAGCATGGACCCATTTGCCAAAAAACTTCtgccaagaaaaggaagactttTGATTCCAGCCgacagagagcagaaggaacTGACATTCCCACAGTAAAACCTCTTAAGCCACGG cCAGAACCCCCCAAAAAGCCATCTAATTGGAGACGAAAGCATGAGGAATTCATAGCAACTATACGAGCAGCCAAAGGACTTAATCTTAAAGATGGTGGAAAACTCCCTCCACCGCCTCCACCATCATATGACCCTG atTACATTCAATGTCCATATTGTCAGAGGAGATTTAATGAAAATGCAGCTGATAGACACATCAATTTCTGTAAGGAACAAGCAGCGCGTATTACCAATAAGGGGAAACTGGCAGCTGATACCAAAGGGAAGGTTCCTACTCGAACACAG TACAAGCCTGCTGCAGTTAAGAAGATGCCTTCTGCAGTGTCAGCACCACCATCCTCATCATCACGTCTACCGCAGCCAAGTGGCGTTAGCAAAGCAGTTGTAG GTTCCTCTTCAAGTAAAGCACTGTCTTCATCTGGATCCAGTGGCAGCAAAATTCAGTCATTATCACCATCTCATAAAAACTCATTGGGAATGGTGAACCCACAAGCAGG aggTGCAACAAAATCACGGATGTCAACCCCTCCTAGTGTGGCAAGAACTATGAGCACAGGTGCTCtatcaaacaaaagaaaacctaatAATTCGGACAGTTACTCAAG TAAAACTGGGAATGACACTGCTGACTACCTATCCTCAGTCAACGGAGGAAGTTcaaaaaacagtgaaggaaattCATCTGTACAGTTATCTAAATTTTGCCATGAATGTGGAACAAGGTATCCAGTGGAATGGGCAAAGTTCTGCTGTGAGTGTGGAATTCGAAGAATGGTTGTGTGA
- the LOC116652977 gene encoding uncharacterized protein LOC116652977 isoform X1, with protein sequence MSYAFFRSIFRVLPLLLVLSPVNSSSCTMGNKTTEIRVKYENILSHDIEELVNMSAEYRDRCCRNKRHVFFCNDTQEIGSLQSMACNMLRFFNKQKINKEFRRKAALVSCGTLQVLQCKCERHKKEKVCTQVNVPNNEDTETVEQQKKKCNQEFCELKENISSLRSCWNKFEKIISR encoded by the exons CCTTTTTTAGATCTATCTTTCGGGTTCTGCCACTACTCCTTGTTCTGTCGCCAGTGAATTCATCTAGCTGTACcatgggaaataaaacaactgaGATCCGTGTCAAGTATGAAAACATACTCAGCCATGACATCGAAGAGCTG GTAAATATGTCTGCAGAGTATCGTGACAGATGCTGCAGGAATAAAAGACACGTGTTCTTCTGCAATGATACTCAG GAAATAGGATCACTACAGAGTATGGCATGTAATATGCTCAGATTCTTTAATAAGCAAAAAATCAACAAAGAATTTAGAAGGAAAGCAGCGTTAGTCTCATGTGGGACATTACAGGTTCTACAGTGCAAATGTGAaagacataaaaaagaaaag GTTTGCACGCAGGTAAATGTGCCTAATAATGAAGATACAGAAACGgttgaacaacagaaaaagaaatgcaaccaAGAATTTTGcgaactgaaagaaaatatatctagCCTTCGATCCTGCTGGaataaatttgaaaaaataatttcaaggtGA
- the ZC2HC1A gene encoding zinc finger C2HC domain-containing protein 1A isoform X1, whose translation MGAADVSGPGGGGVATAAAADRGWVGRWWSGRAMEGLEAEVAVQTGDLLPCRICGRTFFPAALKKHGPICQKTSAKKRKTFDSSRQRAEGTDIPTVKPLKPRPEPPKKPSNWRRKHEEFIATIRAAKGLNLKDGGKLPPPPPPSYDPDYIQCPYCQRRFNENAADRHINFCKEQAARITNKGKLAADTKGKVPTRTQYKPAAVKKMPSAVSAPPSSSSRLPQPSGVSKAVVGSSSSKALSSSGSSGSKIQSLSPSHKNSLGMVNPQAGSKMDKLGPPLRTGRDVQRFYDTDTKTDSTIKRPNELLPIKKGATKSRMSTPPSVARTMSTGALSNKRKPNNSDSYSRSDSKTGNDTADYLSSVNGGSSKNSEGNSSVQLSKFCHECGTRYPVEWAKFCCECGIRRMVV comes from the exons ATGGGAGCGGCGGATGTTAGCGGGCCGGGAGGTGGCGGCGTTGCCACAGCAGCGGCGGCGGATCGGGGCTGGGTTGGGCGCTGGTGGTCGGGACGCGCCATGGAAGGGCTGGAAG ctgaggTTGCAGTGCAAACTGGAGATCTGTTGCCATGTAGGATTTGTGGAAGGactttctttccagcagcactg AAGAAGCATGGACCCATTTGCCAAAAAACTTCtgccaagaaaaggaagactttTGATTCCAGCCgacagagagcagaaggaacTGACATTCCCACAGTAAAACCTCTTAAGCCACGG cCAGAACCCCCCAAAAAGCCATCTAATTGGAGACGAAAGCATGAGGAATTCATAGCAACTATACGAGCAGCCAAAGGACTTAATCTTAAAGATGGTGGAAAACTCCCTCCACCGCCTCCACCATCATATGACCCTG atTACATTCAATGTCCATATTGTCAGAGGAGATTTAATGAAAATGCAGCTGATAGACACATCAATTTCTGTAAGGAACAAGCAGCGCGTATTACCAATAAGGGGAAACTGGCAGCTGATACCAAAGGGAAGGTTCCTACTCGAACACAG TACAAGCCTGCTGCAGTTAAGAAGATGCCTTCTGCAGTGTCAGCACCACCATCCTCATCATCACGTCTACCGCAGCCAAGTGGCGTTAGCAAAGCAGTTGTAG GTTCCTCTTCAAGTAAAGCACTGTCTTCATCTGGATCCAGTGGCAGCAAAATTCAGTCATTATCACCATCTCATAAAAACTCATTGGGAATGGTGAACCCACAAGCAGG TAGTAAGATGGACAAGTTAGGCCCACCACTGCGAACTGGAAGAGATGTGCAAAGGTTTTATGACACTGATACAAAAACAGACAGTACCATCAAAAGACCAAATGAATTGTTGCCTATCAAGAA aggTGCAACAAAATCACGGATGTCAACCCCTCCTAGTGTGGCAAGAACTATGAGCACAGGTGCTCtatcaaacaaaagaaaacctaatAATTCGGACAGTTACTCAAG GTCTGATAGTAAAACTGGGAATGACACTGCTGACTACCTATCCTCAGTCAACGGAGGAAGTTcaaaaaacagtgaaggaaattCATCTGTACAGTTATCTAAATTTTGCCATGAATGTGGAACAAGGTATCCAGTGGAATGGGCAAAGTTCTGCTGTGAGTGTGGAATTCGAAGAATGGTTGTGTGA
- the ZC2HC1A gene encoding zinc finger C2HC domain-containing protein 1A isoform X2: protein MGAADVSGPGGGGVATAAAADRGWVGRWWSGRAMEGLEAEVAVQTGDLLPCRICGRTFFPAALKKHGPICQKTSAKKRKTFDSSRQRAEGTDIPTVKPLKPRPEPPKKPSNWRRKHEEFIATIRAAKGLNLKDGGKLPPPPPPSYDPDYIQCPYCQRRFNENAADRHINFCKEQAARITNKGKLAADTKGKVPTRTQYKPAAVKKMPSAVSAPPSSSSRLPQPSGVSKAVVGSSSSKALSSSGSSGSKIQSLSPSHKNSLGMVNPQAGSKMDKLGPPLRTGRDVQRFYDTDTKTDSTIKRPNELLPIKKGATKSRMSTPPSVARTMSTGALSNKRKPNNSDSYSSKTGNDTADYLSSVNGGSSKNSEGNSSVQLSKFCHECGTRYPVEWAKFCCECGIRRMVV from the exons ATGGGAGCGGCGGATGTTAGCGGGCCGGGAGGTGGCGGCGTTGCCACAGCAGCGGCGGCGGATCGGGGCTGGGTTGGGCGCTGGTGGTCGGGACGCGCCATGGAAGGGCTGGAAG ctgaggTTGCAGTGCAAACTGGAGATCTGTTGCCATGTAGGATTTGTGGAAGGactttctttccagcagcactg AAGAAGCATGGACCCATTTGCCAAAAAACTTCtgccaagaaaaggaagactttTGATTCCAGCCgacagagagcagaaggaacTGACATTCCCACAGTAAAACCTCTTAAGCCACGG cCAGAACCCCCCAAAAAGCCATCTAATTGGAGACGAAAGCATGAGGAATTCATAGCAACTATACGAGCAGCCAAAGGACTTAATCTTAAAGATGGTGGAAAACTCCCTCCACCGCCTCCACCATCATATGACCCTG atTACATTCAATGTCCATATTGTCAGAGGAGATTTAATGAAAATGCAGCTGATAGACACATCAATTTCTGTAAGGAACAAGCAGCGCGTATTACCAATAAGGGGAAACTGGCAGCTGATACCAAAGGGAAGGTTCCTACTCGAACACAG TACAAGCCTGCTGCAGTTAAGAAGATGCCTTCTGCAGTGTCAGCACCACCATCCTCATCATCACGTCTACCGCAGCCAAGTGGCGTTAGCAAAGCAGTTGTAG GTTCCTCTTCAAGTAAAGCACTGTCTTCATCTGGATCCAGTGGCAGCAAAATTCAGTCATTATCACCATCTCATAAAAACTCATTGGGAATGGTGAACCCACAAGCAGG TAGTAAGATGGACAAGTTAGGCCCACCACTGCGAACTGGAAGAGATGTGCAAAGGTTTTATGACACTGATACAAAAACAGACAGTACCATCAAAAGACCAAATGAATTGTTGCCTATCAAGAA aggTGCAACAAAATCACGGATGTCAACCCCTCCTAGTGTGGCAAGAACTATGAGCACAGGTGCTCtatcaaacaaaagaaaacctaatAATTCGGACAGTTACTCAAG TAAAACTGGGAATGACACTGCTGACTACCTATCCTCAGTCAACGGAGGAAGTTcaaaaaacagtgaaggaaattCATCTGTACAGTTATCTAAATTTTGCCATGAATGTGGAACAAGGTATCCAGTGGAATGGGCAAAGTTCTGCTGTGAGTGTGGAATTCGAAGAATGGTTGTGTGA
- the ZC2HC1A gene encoding zinc finger C2HC domain-containing protein 1A isoform X3, whose amino-acid sequence MGAADVSGPGGGGVATAAAADRGWVGRWWSGRAMEGLEAEVAVQTGDLLPCRICGRTFFPAALKKHGPICQKTSAKKRKTFDSSRQRAEGTDIPTVKPLKPRPEPPKKPSNWRRKHEEFIATIRAAKGLNLKDGGKLPPPPPPSYDPDYIQCPYCQRRFNENAADRHINFCKEQAARITNKGKLAADTKGKVPTRTQYKPAAVKKMPSAVSAPPSSSSRLPQPSGVSKAVVGSSSSKALSSSGSSGSKIQSLSPSHKNSLGMVNPQAGGATKSRMSTPPSVARTMSTGALSNKRKPNNSDSYSRSDSKTGNDTADYLSSVNGGSSKNSEGNSSVQLSKFCHECGTRYPVEWAKFCCECGIRRMVV is encoded by the exons ATGGGAGCGGCGGATGTTAGCGGGCCGGGAGGTGGCGGCGTTGCCACAGCAGCGGCGGCGGATCGGGGCTGGGTTGGGCGCTGGTGGTCGGGACGCGCCATGGAAGGGCTGGAAG ctgaggTTGCAGTGCAAACTGGAGATCTGTTGCCATGTAGGATTTGTGGAAGGactttctttccagcagcactg AAGAAGCATGGACCCATTTGCCAAAAAACTTCtgccaagaaaaggaagactttTGATTCCAGCCgacagagagcagaaggaacTGACATTCCCACAGTAAAACCTCTTAAGCCACGG cCAGAACCCCCCAAAAAGCCATCTAATTGGAGACGAAAGCATGAGGAATTCATAGCAACTATACGAGCAGCCAAAGGACTTAATCTTAAAGATGGTGGAAAACTCCCTCCACCGCCTCCACCATCATATGACCCTG atTACATTCAATGTCCATATTGTCAGAGGAGATTTAATGAAAATGCAGCTGATAGACACATCAATTTCTGTAAGGAACAAGCAGCGCGTATTACCAATAAGGGGAAACTGGCAGCTGATACCAAAGGGAAGGTTCCTACTCGAACACAG TACAAGCCTGCTGCAGTTAAGAAGATGCCTTCTGCAGTGTCAGCACCACCATCCTCATCATCACGTCTACCGCAGCCAAGTGGCGTTAGCAAAGCAGTTGTAG GTTCCTCTTCAAGTAAAGCACTGTCTTCATCTGGATCCAGTGGCAGCAAAATTCAGTCATTATCACCATCTCATAAAAACTCATTGGGAATGGTGAACCCACAAGCAGG aggTGCAACAAAATCACGGATGTCAACCCCTCCTAGTGTGGCAAGAACTATGAGCACAGGTGCTCtatcaaacaaaagaaaacctaatAATTCGGACAGTTACTCAAG GTCTGATAGTAAAACTGGGAATGACACTGCTGACTACCTATCCTCAGTCAACGGAGGAAGTTcaaaaaacagtgaaggaaattCATCTGTACAGTTATCTAAATTTTGCCATGAATGTGGAACAAGGTATCCAGTGGAATGGGCAAAGTTCTGCTGTGAGTGTGGAATTCGAAGAATGGTTGTGTGA
- the LOC116652977 gene encoding uncharacterized protein LOC116652977 isoform X2 — MGNKTTEIRVKYENILSHDIEELVNMSAEYRDRCCRNKRHVFFCNDTQEIGSLQSMACNMLRFFNKQKINKEFRRKAALVSCGTLQVLQCKCERHKKEKVCTQVNVPNNEDTETVEQQKKKCNQEFCELKENISSLRSCWNKFEKIISR, encoded by the exons atgggaaataaaacaactgaGATCCGTGTCAAGTATGAAAACATACTCAGCCATGACATCGAAGAGCTG GTAAATATGTCTGCAGAGTATCGTGACAGATGCTGCAGGAATAAAAGACACGTGTTCTTCTGCAATGATACTCAG GAAATAGGATCACTACAGAGTATGGCATGTAATATGCTCAGATTCTTTAATAAGCAAAAAATCAACAAAGAATTTAGAAGGAAAGCAGCGTTAGTCTCATGTGGGACATTACAGGTTCTACAGTGCAAATGTGAaagacataaaaaagaaaag GTTTGCACGCAGGTAAATGTGCCTAATAATGAAGATACAGAAACGgttgaacaacagaaaaagaaatgcaaccaAGAATTTTGcgaactgaaagaaaatatatctagCCTTCGATCCTGCTGGaataaatttgaaaaaataatttcaaggtGA